The nucleotide sequence CAGCGTGGGCCGCGGGCCGATGCGCGCGATGACGTCGCGATACAGTTCCCAGACAGCCTCCGCGACCGCGCGGTCATGGCTGTCTATCAGCAAGGGTTCATCCTCGTCGTCACGCTGCTCGGCGTGTCCGGCCAGGTGGATTTCCCCGATGCGGTCGACCGGGAATTCGGCCAGGTACCGCGCCGCCGAATAACCGTGATTCGTCGCCGACACGAAGACGTTGTTGATATCCAGCAGCAGCCCGCAGCCGGTACGCGCGGCCACCGCGCGGATGAATTCCCCTTCGCTCATGGTCGACGAAGCGAAGGTCACATAGGTCGACGGATTCTCGAGCAACAGCGGCCGGCGGATGGCCTCCTGGACCTGGTCGATGTGCTGGCACACCCGATCCAGCGTGGCCCGCGTGTAAGGCAGCGGCAAGAGGTCGTTGTAGAAGGCATCGCCGTGCGAGGACCATGCCAGGTGTTCGGACACCAGCACCGGCTCGTAGCGCAAGACCAGGTCGCGAAAGCGCGCCACATGGCGGGGATCGAGTTCGGCCATGCCGCCCAGGGACATGCATACGCCGTGCAGGGACAGCGGATAGTCCTGCCGTATGGCGGCAAGCATCCGATGCGGCGGACCGCCGGCCCCCATGTAGTTCTCGGCGTGGACCTCGAAAAATCCATCGTCGACCCGATCCGCCAGGATGGCCGGCAGATGCTCGTGCTTGAAACTGGTCCCGGCCAGTAGCCGCGCGGCCGGCCCTGCGCCCGGGGGACGGCCAGGGCCGCGCGCCGTCGTCGCCCCGGTATAGGCGTTCATGACCATTCCGTTCATGACCATCCCCTTGCGGCCCTATGCCCGCGGATCAGGACTTGATCGGGGTCAGCGATCCATGGCCGCCTCCGGGGACCTGGATGCTGGTGCACGTACCGCCCTGGACGAACTTCCAGGCATTGCCCTGGAAATCCATGGTGGAGGTGCCCTGGCAGGTCGTGCCGGGACCCGCGGCGCAGTCGTTCTGGCCCTTCAGCGCCACGCCGTAGCACTTTTCCTTATGGGCGGCCAGGGCGGCGCTGGCCTCGGCCTGCGTCAGGGGCGCGGCATGGGCCACGGAGGCGAAGATGCTGGCCACGGCGCTGGCGAGCAAGGCGGACGTGACGGTGGTTTTTGCGGACATTGCGTTCTCCTGAGATTCGGTTGGTAGTGCGTGTACCCGTCGGGGGTACGCAGACTAATACGCCGCCGCCGGCCCTCCGGTTACAGCCGGACCGCGATTTTTTTTCCGTTCCATGCCCATGCTCGGGTGGAAATCGGAAGAATCTTGAGGCGGCTGTAACCAAAGGCCCGGCCGGAACGAACTACCGGATGGACCGCGGGCGACGAACGCCGGTCGGTACCGAAGACGCAATAGACAGTGGAAAACCTTGAAGCGGGGCGCGCATGCGGATCAGAAGGATGTCTTTCGGGCGCCTGTTGGGTGTCGGCTTTACCGTCGTCGTCATGCTGGGGTGCGCGGCGTCGGTCCTGGCACGGCACTACCTGAGCGCCATCGAAGGCAACGTCAACCTGCTGGCCAACGTGCCCATCGACAACCTGATCTATGTGCAGCAGATCAAGGACGGCATAGGCGTCCGCGCGCAGATCGTGCGCGACATGCTGCTGGAGACGGACCCGGACGCCCTCGCCCGGATGACCGGGCATCAGGCCGACCTGGGCCGGCAGGCAGCCGCCGCCGCGGCACAGCTTGCAGACCGGGCAATCGACACGCAAGGCGCCGAATTCGTGCAGCGCCTGAATGCCGCCCGGCCGGCATACGACAACCTCTTGGCGAAAGCCATGGAATATGCAGGCCGGCGCGACATTCCCGCCACGACCGGCGTGCTGCTGCGGGACATGCCCACAGTGCAGGCGAACTACCTGAACGTCCTTAACGAGATGGCGGCCTACCAGCAGGATCAGGCGCTTGCCGTCGCCGGGGAAACGGCCTCGATGGTGGCCCTGGCCGTGCGCATCATGACGGTCCTGGCACTGTTCTCCGCCCTCTTCGGCGCCGCCGTCGCCATCGGCATCATCCGCACGGTGCTACGCCAGTTGGGAGGCGAACCCGCTTACGCCGCCGCCATGGCCAGGCAGATCGCGGACGGCGACCTGTCGCACCCGGTCCGCTTGCGTAACGGCGACGATTCCAGCCTGCTCGCGCACATGGAGTCGATGCGGCGCAAGCTGGCCACCATTGTCGATCGCGTCCGCCGCGGCAGCGAATCCATCTCCGCGGGGGCGGCGCAGCTGGCTGCCGGCAACGCGGATCTCAGCCAGCGCACCGCCGCGCAGGCCGGCAGCCTGGAGGAGACCGCCTCGGCGATGGAGCAGATGGCATCCACGGTACGCCAGAATGCCGATACGGTCCGCAAGACTTCGTCGCTTGCCGTCCAGGCCAGCGACGCTGCCGGCAAAGGCGGCGAAGCCGTGATGGAGGTGGTACGCACCATGGACGACATCACGGCCAGTTCGCGCAAGATCGGCGACATCATCGGCATCATCGACTCGATCGCCTTCCAGACCAACATCCTGGCACTGAATGCCGCGGTGGAGGCCGCCCGGGCGGGCGAACAAGGACGGGGATTCGCGGTGGTCGCCAGCGAGGTCCGTACGTTGGCGCAGCGCTCCGCGCAAGCGGCACGCGAGATCGCCGATCTCGTCCGCGAAAGCGTGGAGCAGGTCCGGAACGGCAGTCAGACCGTGGGCCGCGCGGGCGCCACGATCGACGATGTGGTCCAACAGGTCCGCAACGTGACCGCCCTGATCGGCGAGATCGGCACCGCGACACGGGAACAGGAACAAGGCATCGGCCAGGTCGGTCTTGCGGTGACGCAATTGGACCAGGTCACGCAAAGCAATGCCGCGCTGGTCGAACAATCGGCCGCCGCGGCCGATAGCCTGAATGCGCAAGCGGCGCAGTTGGTAGGCCTGGTCGGCGCTTTCCAGTTGGCGCCGCATGGCACGGATGCGGTCCGGCATTCCGATCTAGCGTCTCCCGCGGCGGCGGCAGCCGGCAATGTGAGCCTGCCGGCCGCCACGGCCGCGACGGCCATCTGACGGCCAAGGCCGCCTGCCTCACGACGCCGTGCTCGCCAGCTCGACCACGAAATCGAGAAATGCCCGGGTTTTGGCCGGCAGGTGATGCCGCGACGGATAGTAGGCATAGAACGGATACCTCTCTTCCATCCAGTCGGGAAAGAGATTGACCAGACGCCCGTCGGCAATCAGGTGTTCCGCACCCAGCAGCAGCATCTGGGCAATCCCGGAACCCGCCAGGCAGGCATTGAACAGGGCGTTGGGGTCGTTGACCGTCAATCGCCCGCGAACGTCGACCGCGATGCGCTTGCGCCCGCGATGGAACTCCCAGATAAAGGGCTTGCCGGTTTCGGGATTGCGGAACTCCAGGCAGCGGTGCTTCCGGTTCTGCAGGTCCTCGGGCTTCGCAGGACGTCCCCGACGCGCGATGTACTCCGGCGAGGCGACCGTTACGACACGGGTATCGAATAGTTTGCGCGCGATCAAGGTCGACGCCTTGGGATTGCCGAAGCGCAAAGCCAGGTCGAAACCCTCCATGACGAGATCGCCCAGGTTATCCCGGGCGATGAATTCGATCTCCAGGCCGGGGTGCGCGTCCAGGAAGTCGTCAAGCCGCCTTCCCAGGATGATCCGGTAGAACACAGGGTCGATATTTATCCTGAGCTTCCCCTGCACCGCCGACGCTCCCCCGGCGGCGACCGCGGCGGCGTCCTCCAGCCCGGCAAGGTGCGGCATGACGTGCTCGTAGAAGCGGCGCCCTTCTTCCGTCAGCGAAACCGAGCGCGTCGTCCGGTTGAACAGCCGGATCTTCAGTTTCTTCTCCAGCCGGGCTATCGCCCGGCTGACGCCAGGGGGCGATATTCCCATCGTCTCTGCCGCGCCGGCGAAAGTGCCGGCGTCGACGACGGCGGCAAAGACGCTGATGCCGCCAAACAGATTCTGGTTCTTGGATGTCATGCGCGTTCCTGTATACGGCCGATCGCCAGCCGGGTACGGCAGCAGAAGCCGCATCGCACCGCGGCCGGCGCCCCGGGATAGCGACTCCCCCACCCTCGATTAATGACTATATGTTATCTGTCTGATGACATTGCTGACATTTTTCTTTGCCTTGTCCTGCGACAAAGTACGCCTCACCCAAGAATTTCGCGCCGCAAGGAGTTGGAAAATGACAGATCGATTGAAACGCCGGGACCTGCTCAAGGGAGCGTCCGGCCTGCTCGCCGCGGCAACGCTGGGCGGGTTCACGAGCCCGGACACCCAGGCGGCACCCGCGAGTCCGCCAGCAAATGCGCCAGGAAATCGCCATCGCGCGGGGGGATCGATCGATCAGCACCTGCAGCGGGCTGTCGAGGACGGGACGGTAGCCGGCGTGGTGGCGATGGCCGCCACGGACCGCGGCGTGGTGTACGAAGGCGCCCGCGGACAAGGAAGCCCCGGCGCCGACATCGGCCCCGACACGATCTTCTGGCTCCTGTCGATGACCAAGGCGATTACCGCCACCGCCTGCATGCAACTGGTCGAGCAGGGCAAGCTGCGGCTGGACCAAGCCGCCGGCGACATCCTGCCCGAGCTAAAGTCGCGCCAAATCCTGGAGGGATTCGACAGTGCGGGCCGTCCAAGGCTACGTCCCGCGCGCAATGCGATCACGGTTCGCCATCTCCTGACGCATACGTCCGGCTTCACCTACAGCATCTGGAGCGATCGGCTCAGCCAGTACGAGAAAGTCACGGGCTTGCCCGACATCGGTTACTCGCTGAACGGCGCATTCGCGGCACCGCTGGAATTCGAGCCCGGCGAACGCTGGCAGTACGGCATCGGCATGGACTGGGTCGGCAAGCTCGTAGAGGCGGTCACCGACCAGTCGCTGGAGATCTACTTCCGCGAACAGATCTTCCAGCCCCTGGGGATGCGCAATACGGGCTTCCTGATCGGCAGTGCGCAAAAACGGCGTGTTGCCACCATGCACAGACGTGGGGCCGACGGTGCCCTGGCAGCGGAACCGTTCGAGATCAACCAGCGTCCGGAGTTCTTCATGGGCGGCGGTGGATTGTTCAGCACACCGCGGGATTACATGGCCTTCCTGCAGATGTTGTTGAACGGCGGGGTATATCGCGGCGAGCG is from Bordetella bronchialis and encodes:
- a CDS encoding DUF692 domain-containing protein, coding for MNGMVMNAYTGATTARGPGRPPGAGPAARLLAGTSFKHEHLPAILADRVDDGFFEVHAENYMGAGGPPHRMLAAIRQDYPLSLHGVCMSLGGMAELDPRHVARFRDLVLRYEPVLVSEHLAWSSHGDAFYNDLLPLPYTRATLDRVCQHIDQVQEAIRRPLLLENPSTYVTFASSTMSEGEFIRAVAARTGCGLLLDINNVFVSATNHGYSAARYLAEFPVDRIGEIHLAGHAEQRDDEDEPLLIDSHDRAVAEAVWELYRDVIARIGPRPTLVEWDSQLPEWPVLRAQARMAHGMMSELALGAGDAHVRAA
- a CDS encoding DUF2282 domain-containing protein, which codes for MSAKTTVTSALLASAVASIFASVAHAAPLTQAEASAALAAHKEKCYGVALKGQNDCAAGPGTTCQGTSTMDFQGNAWKFVQGGTCTSIQVPGGGHGSLTPIKS
- a CDS encoding methyl-accepting chemotaxis protein gives rise to the protein MSFGRLLGVGFTVVVMLGCAASVLARHYLSAIEGNVNLLANVPIDNLIYVQQIKDGIGVRAQIVRDMLLETDPDALARMTGHQADLGRQAAAAAAQLADRAIDTQGAEFVQRLNAARPAYDNLLAKAMEYAGRRDIPATTGVLLRDMPTVQANYLNVLNEMAAYQQDQALAVAGETASMVALAVRIMTVLALFSALFGAAVAIGIIRTVLRQLGGEPAYAAAMARQIADGDLSHPVRLRNGDDSSLLAHMESMRRKLATIVDRVRRGSESISAGAAQLAAGNADLSQRTAAQAGSLEETASAMEQMASTVRQNADTVRKTSSLAVQASDAAGKGGEAVMEVVRTMDDITASSRKIGDIIGIIDSIAFQTNILALNAAVEAARAGEQGRGFAVVASEVRTLAQRSAQAAREIADLVRESVEQVRNGSQTVGRAGATIDDVVQQVRNVTALIGEIGTATREQEQGIGQVGLAVTQLDQVTQSNAALVEQSAAAADSLNAQAAQLVGLVGAFQLAPHGTDAVRHSDLASPAAAAAGNVSLPAATAATAI
- a CDS encoding LysR family transcriptional regulator, whose amino-acid sequence is MTSKNQNLFGGISVFAAVVDAGTFAGAAETMGISPPGVSRAIARLEKKLKIRLFNRTTRSVSLTEEGRRFYEHVMPHLAGLEDAAAVAAGGASAVQGKLRINIDPVFYRIILGRRLDDFLDAHPGLEIEFIARDNLGDLVMEGFDLALRFGNPKASTLIARKLFDTRVVTVASPEYIARRGRPAKPEDLQNRKHRCLEFRNPETGKPFIWEFHRGRKRIAVDVRGRLTVNDPNALFNACLAGSGIAQMLLLGAEHLIADGRLVNLFPDWMEERYPFYAYYPSRHHLPAKTRAFLDFVVELASTAS
- a CDS encoding serine hydrolase domain-containing protein; translation: MTDRLKRRDLLKGASGLLAAATLGGFTSPDTQAAPASPPANAPGNRHRAGGSIDQHLQRAVEDGTVAGVVAMAATDRGVVYEGARGQGSPGADIGPDTIFWLLSMTKAITATACMQLVEQGKLRLDQAAGDILPELKSRQILEGFDSAGRPRLRPARNAITVRHLLTHTSGFTYSIWSDRLSQYEKVTGLPDIGYSLNGAFAAPLEFEPGERWQYGIGMDWVGKLVEAVTDQSLEIYFREQIFQPLGMRNTGFLIGSAQKRRVATMHRRGADGALAAEPFEINQRPEFFMGGGGLFSTPRDYMAFLQMLLNGGVYRGERILRPETVAAMFRNHIGDLRVTEMKTAQPSWSNSFDQFPGALHKWGLSFDINMQPGPHGRSAGSASWAGLLNTYFWVDPAKRVAGSLFTQTLPFYDARIVDLYGKFEQAVYAGLQRA